The stretch of DNA GCGGGCCGGCCGGGACCTGGACGTGGTCTTCATCTCCGTGGACCCGGACCGGGACTCCCCGGAGGTGCTCCGGACGTTCCTCGACGCCTTCGACCCCGGCTTCACCGGCGCCACGGGCTCGCGTGAGGCGCTGGACGCGCTGGCCGACGACCTCGGCCTGCCGCAGGCGGTGCTGGAGGGCGATCCCGACAGCGGCGAGTACTACACCGTGGGGCACCCCGGCCAGGTCCTGGCGTTCGGGCCCGACGGCCCCGCGGAGTTCCAGTACCCCTTCGGCGTGCGCACGTCACACTGGATCGCAGACCTCCCCGACCTCGTAGAGGGCACGCTCACATGACCGTCTCCTGGTGGTGCTCCGGCAGCGCAGGCCAGCCGTGGACCTGGACCTACCGCCCCCTCATCGGCGTGTGGCTCCTCGCCAGCGCAGTCATCGGGCTGCGCGAGCTGGCCTGGCGTCGCTGGGCGCCCGACGGCGCCGTCCGCTCCGGCCGGCAGGACGCCGCGTTCTTCGGCGCCGTCCTCGGGTTGGTCGCGGTGTCGGAGTGGCCCCTCGGTCCGCTCGGCGCGGGCTACCTGCTGAGCGTCGGCATGCTGCGGTACCTCGTCTACACGCTCCTGGTCGCCCCCCTGCTGATCATCGGCACCCCCCAGTGGATGTGGCGGCGCCTGCTGACGACCAACAGCTGGGTGCTGCGGGCCACCCGTCTGGTGACCCGCTGGCCGTTCGCTCTAGCCATCGCGAACGTCGTGCTGGTCGTCACCCACCTCCCACCCGTCGTCGACACCCTCAAGGT from Euzebya sp. encodes:
- a CDS encoding SCO family protein, with amino-acid sequence MTAPRLLAACALVLVLAACTPSSTTAQLPQPIDTAGTGLARQALAEPVPRPHTDLVGTDGEPFDLAEATAGKPALVFMGYTSCPDICPVHMAAIARALDETGLRAGRDLDVVFISVDPDRDSPEVLRTFLDAFDPGFTGATGSREALDALADDLGLPQAVLEGDPDSGEYYTVGHPGQVLAFGPDGPAEFQYPFGVRTSHWIADLPDLVEGTLT
- a CDS encoding cytochrome c oxidase assembly protein; translation: MTVSWWCSGSAGQPWTWTYRPLIGVWLLASAVIGLRELAWRRWAPDGAVRSGRQDAAFFGAVLGLVAVSEWPLGPLGAGYLLSVGMLRYLVYTLLVAPLLIIGTPQWMWRRLLTTNSWVLRATRLVTRWPFALAIANVVLVVTHLPPVVDTLKVWQAGSFGLDMLWLLGGLIMWWPVIGKLEEIPRLGDPAREVFLFGQSIVPTVPASFLTFATLPLFGLYELAPPVWLGYDIVADQRIAGLTMKIGGGIVLWIIIATLFLRWATRQERIDRGKATEADMAAEVRSWEGRAPVSGSRS